A window of the Streptomyces sp. JB150 genome harbors these coding sequences:
- a CDS encoding DUF742 domain-containing protein encodes MTPPTASHDPYSDPYGDEGDQPLVRPYAMTGGRTRPRYQLALEALISTTADPAALMGLLPEHQRICHLCREVKSVAEVSALLNMPLGVARILVADLAEAGLVAVHQPGGDENNGGAPDVTLLERVLSGLRKL; translated from the coding sequence ATGACCCCGCCCACCGCCTCTCATGATCCGTACTCAGATCCGTACGGGGACGAGGGCGACCAGCCGCTGGTTCGTCCCTACGCGATGACCGGCGGCCGGACCCGGCCGCGCTACCAGCTCGCCCTCGAGGCCCTGATCAGCACGACGGCCGACCCGGCAGCGCTCATGGGGCTGCTTCCCGAGCACCAGCGCATCTGCCATCTGTGCCGCGAGGTGAAGTCGGTCGCCGAGGTGTCGGCGCTGCTGAACATGCCGCTCGGTGTGGCCCGGATCCTGGTCGCGGACCTGGCCGAGGCCGGACTGGTGGCCGTCCACCAGCCGGGTGGCGACGAGAACAACGGCGGTGCGCCGGACGTGACACTGCTCGAAAGGGTGCTCAGTGGACTTCGCAAGCTCTAG
- a CDS encoding ATP/GTP-binding protein translates to MDFASSSGGPSRSTTSAKIVVAGGFGVGKTTFVGAVSEINPLRTEAVMTSASAGIDDLTHTGDKTTTTVAMDFGRITLDQDLILYLFGTPGQDRFWFMWDDLVRGAIGAVVLVDTRRLADCFPAVDYFENSGLPFVIALNGFDGNQPYTPDEVREALQIGPDTPIITTDARHRADAKSTLITLVEHALMARLR, encoded by the coding sequence GTGGACTTCGCAAGCTCTAGCGGCGGTCCTTCCCGCTCCACCACCTCCGCGAAGATCGTGGTGGCGGGCGGCTTCGGCGTGGGCAAGACCACGTTCGTCGGCGCCGTCTCGGAGATCAACCCGCTGCGCACGGAGGCCGTCATGACGTCCGCTTCGGCAGGCATCGACGACCTCACCCACACCGGAGACAAGACCACGACGACCGTGGCCATGGACTTCGGACGTATCACCCTGGACCAGGACCTCATCCTGTACCTGTTCGGCACGCCCGGCCAGGACCGCTTCTGGTTCATGTGGGACGACCTGGTGCGCGGCGCCATCGGCGCGGTGGTGCTGGTCGACACGCGGAGGCTCGCCGACTGCTTCCCCGCCGTCGACTACTTCGAGAACAGCGGCCTGCCCTTCGTCATCGCCCTGAACGGCTTCGACGGCAACCAGCCGTACACCCCCGACGAGGTCCGCGAGGCCCTGCAGATCGGCCCGGACACCCCGATCATCACGACGGACGCCCGTCACCGCGCGGACGCCAAGTCGACGCTGATCACGCTCGTGGAGCACGCGCTGATGGCGCGCCTGCGGTAG
- a CDS encoding roadblock/LC7 domain-containing protein produces the protein MSQAAQNLNWLITNFVDNTPGVSHTVVVSADGLLLAMSEGFPRDRADQLAAVASGLTSLTAGASRIFEGGNVNQTVVEMERGFLFIMSISDGSSLAVLAHPEADIGLIGYEMALLVDRAGTVLTPDLRAELQGSLLN, from the coding sequence ATGAGCCAGGCGGCACAGAACCTGAACTGGTTGATCACCAACTTCGTGGACAACACCCCCGGGGTGTCCCACACCGTGGTGGTCTCCGCCGACGGACTCCTTCTGGCGATGTCCGAAGGCTTTCCCCGCGACCGCGCCGACCAGCTCGCGGCCGTCGCCTCCGGTCTGACCTCGCTGACCGCCGGTGCCTCGCGCATCTTCGAGGGCGGGAACGTGAACCAGACGGTTGTGGAGATGGAGCGGGGATTCCTCTTCATCATGTCCATCTCGGACGGTTCGTCGCTCGCGGTTCTCGCCCACCCGGAAGCGGACATCGGCCTCATTGGGTACGAGATGGCCCTTCTCGTGGACCGCGCGGGCACGGTTCTCACCCCGGATCTCCGTGCGGAGCTCCAGGGGAGCCTTCTCAACTAA
- a CDS encoding DUF742 domain-containing protein, with translation MATPPGGSSSGNWSYGPAQGQHDGSQNRYNFPSTPSHRQPYAPQGPGPAPYDQPQAPRIQPVQPQRRTPEPAPAGASNNPLVRPYAMTGGRTRPRYQLAIEALVHTTAAPHQMQGQLPEHQRICNLCREIKSVAEISALLTIPLGVARILVADLAEAGLVAIHQPGGDENAGGQPDVTLLERVLSGLRKL, from the coding sequence GTGGCAACACCCCCAGGCGGTTCGTCTTCGGGTAACTGGTCGTACGGCCCTGCCCAGGGCCAGCACGACGGTTCCCAGAACCGGTACAACTTTCCCTCCACCCCCAGCCACCGGCAGCCGTACGCGCCGCAGGGTCCCGGCCCCGCGCCCTACGACCAGCCGCAGGCACCGCGTATCCAGCCCGTGCAGCCGCAGCGCCGCACCCCTGAGCCGGCGCCCGCCGGGGCGTCGAACAACCCCCTGGTGCGTCCGTACGCCATGACGGGCGGCCGCACCAGGCCGCGGTACCAGCTCGCCATCGAGGCGCTGGTGCACACCACCGCGGCTCCGCATCAGATGCAGGGCCAGCTGCCCGAGCATCAGCGGATCTGCAACCTCTGCCGGGAGATCAAGTCGGTGGCCGAGATCTCGGCCCTGCTGACGATCCCCCTCGGCGTGGCCAGGATCCTCGTCGCCGACTTGGCGGAGGCGGGACTGGTCGCCATCCATCAGCCCGGCGGCGACGAGAACGCCGGTGGCCAGCCAGACGTGACACTGCTCGAAAGGGTGCTCAGTGGACTTCGCAAGCTCTAG
- a CDS encoding roadblock/LC7 domain-containing protein, translating into MSQAAQNLNWLITNFVDNTPGVSHTVVVSADGLLLALSEGFPRDRADQLAAVASGLTSLTAGASRIFEGGTVAQTVVEMERGFLFLMSISDGSSLAVLAHPEADIGLVGYEMALLVDRAGAVLTPDLRAELQGSLLH; encoded by the coding sequence ATGAGCCAGGCGGCACAGAATCTGAACTGGTTGATCACCAACTTCGTGGACAACACCCCCGGGGTGTCCCACACCGTCGTCGTGTCCGCCGACGGCCTTCTGCTGGCGCTCTCCGAGGGCTTCCCGCGCGACCGGGCCGACCAGCTGGCGGCCGTGGCGTCGGGGCTCACCTCGCTGACGGCCGGAGCGTCCCGGATCTTCGAGGGCGGCACCGTGGCACAGACCGTCGTCGAGATGGAGCGGGGATTCCTCTTCCTCATGTCCATCTCGGACGGCTCGTCACTGGCCGTCCTGGCGCACCCCGAGGCGGACATCGGCCTCGTCGGCTACGAGATGGCCCTGCTCGTGGACCGTGCGGGCGCGGTGCTCACGCCGGACCTGCGCGCCGAACTGCAAGGCAGTCTGCTTCACTGA
- a CDS encoding nitrate- and nitrite sensing domain-containing protein: MQGRFKRDGSGSAEPEPHGGTGPMAGSSSPQHAQGQGPSGDGGTRSGRPGTSAPAGPASPAPAVKPPQGPTGPGPRIALRNWRISTRLVALLTLPVVAATSLGAMRISQSMEDMQQLDNMKLLTDMTEQATVLAAALQEERDKSAGPLAHGSTSSAITVKGYRDKTDRALKNFLDSSEEIDSASRDGNLQGVRDSVVGLARDLMTLNKVRSTAYEAKNNNMQTVEAYHRLIENLLDLSQDMAEATSNPEMIQRTRALAAFSSAKEYASVQRAILAAALPANKTTYGNLSANDRLYAESALQSQKSDISSFRSIYGDENAAELLEPIEEGNATIEATDLYASRAFGRPEGLEGLEKRSYQDWLDDSSAKIEQMKKIERTLLEEMEQKARELRSESEQEAIISGALILLVLGVSLVGAFVVARSMIRSLRRLEDTATKVASERLPELVKQLSEADPQDVDTSVESVGVHSRDEIGRVAAAFDDVHREAVRLAAEQALLRGNVNAMFTNLSRRSQGLIQRQLSLISELESREADPDQLASLFKLDHLATRMRRNGENLLVLAGEEPGRRWTRPVPLVDVLRAAASEVEQYERIELAAVPTTQVAGRVVNDLVHLLAELLENATSFSSPQTKVKVTGHALPDGRVLIEIHDTGIGLSPEDLAAINERLASPPTVDVSVSRRMGLFVVGRLSQRHGIRIQLRPSDSGGTTALVMLPVDVAQGGKKPQPKQGQGPGISGGPAAAQAAAGAAAARRQNSGALGGGAGGGLLGAGQGPRVALPGRDGAGRPGGPGAPGAPRGPQGGPAPQQGRPAPAGAGAGAPQGLQAAGAPQGQGQGQGQDARGPVAPQRGTANRNDQNGERGRRGRRPQLPPRGGARAELPGGSPQRVPSWSDENAQPPLGRASLDAPRGHEEPDAAQTSRMAPVDDRQGPGATAEMPAIPRGDEHQVPPAGTGYGHPGTNGPQQTGQFVRPDVFGTPAAGDPSGTGQFPAAQPQGYDNGSTGQFAAQQGYDGSTTGQSPAPQAYDNGSTGQFPAAQPQAYDNGSTGQFPAAQPQGYDNGSTGQFPVPAQDGSATGRHALPGGRQHGQNDFGAQRGPQRAQARPGRTEPEALPPATGPGDGRTPLYDTLETNWFHGQQGQQAQQGQAGRPAPQARPEQAQGNGSAPDRAQQPQTPSGPQRAASAAWRSSPNDDLVKQAERVRQPAAGGVTTSGLPRRVPRANLVPGTAQQQPVQSGPQVSRAPQDVRGRLTNLRRGIAQGRQAGSGQTGSFPSPTHPQER, translated from the coding sequence GTGCAGGGACGTTTCAAGAGGGATGGCAGCGGTTCGGCGGAGCCGGAGCCGCACGGCGGGACTGGCCCCATGGCCGGCAGCTCCTCGCCCCAGCACGCCCAGGGCCAGGGCCCGTCCGGTGACGGCGGCACGCGCTCCGGGCGGCCCGGCACGTCCGCGCCCGCCGGCCCGGCGAGCCCCGCGCCGGCCGTGAAGCCCCCGCAGGGCCCGACCGGCCCCGGCCCTCGAATAGCCCTGCGCAACTGGCGGATCTCGACCCGCCTGGTCGCGCTGCTCACCCTCCCCGTGGTCGCGGCCACCTCGCTGGGCGCGATGCGCATCAGCCAGTCCATGGAGGACATGCAGCAGCTCGACAACATGAAGCTGCTGACGGACATGACCGAGCAGGCCACCGTGCTGGCCGCGGCGCTCCAGGAGGAGCGCGACAAGTCCGCCGGCCCGCTGGCCCACGGCTCGACCTCCAGCGCCATCACCGTCAAGGGCTACCGGGACAAGACCGACCGCGCGCTGAAGAACTTCCTCGACTCCTCCGAGGAGATCGACAGCGCCAGCCGGGACGGCAACCTCCAGGGCGTGCGTGACAGCGTCGTCGGCCTGGCGCGCGACCTGATGACCCTGAACAAGGTCCGCAGCACGGCCTACGAGGCCAAGAACAACAACATGCAGACCGTCGAGGCCTACCACCGGCTGATCGAGAACCTGCTCGATCTGTCGCAGGACATGGCCGAGGCGACCAGCAACCCCGAGATGATCCAGCGCACGCGCGCCCTGGCGGCCTTCTCGTCCGCCAAGGAGTACGCGTCCGTCCAGCGCGCGATCCTCGCCGCGGCCCTGCCCGCGAACAAGACCACCTACGGCAACCTCTCCGCGAACGACCGCCTGTACGCCGAGTCGGCGCTGCAGAGCCAGAAGTCGGACATCAGCAGCTTCCGGAGCATCTACGGCGACGAGAACGCCGCCGAGCTGCTGGAGCCCATCGAAGAGGGCAACGCCACCATCGAGGCCACCGACCTGTACGCCTCGCGCGCGTTCGGCCGGCCCGAGGGCCTGGAGGGCCTGGAGAAGCGCTCGTACCAGGACTGGCTGGACGACAGCTCGGCGAAGATCGAGCAGATGAAGAAGATCGAGCGCACGCTGCTCGAGGAGATGGAGCAGAAGGCCCGCGAGCTGCGCAGCGAGTCGGAGCAGGAAGCGATCATCTCCGGTGCGCTGATCCTGCTCGTGCTCGGTGTGTCGCTGGTCGGCGCGTTCGTGGTGGCCCGCTCCATGATCCGCTCGCTGCGCCGGCTGGAGGACACCGCGACCAAGGTCGCCTCCGAGCGCCTGCCCGAGCTGGTCAAGCAGCTGTCCGAGGCCGACCCGCAGGACGTCGACACGTCCGTGGAGTCGGTCGGCGTGCACTCCCGGGACGAGATCGGCCGGGTGGCCGCGGCCTTCGACGACGTGCACCGCGAGGCGGTCCGCCTCGCCGCCGAGCAGGCCCTGCTGCGGGGCAACGTCAACGCGATGTTCACCAACCTCTCGCGCCGCTCCCAGGGCCTGATCCAGCGCCAGCTGTCGCTGATCTCCGAACTGGAGTCCCGCGAGGCCGACCCGGACCAGCTGGCCTCCCTGTTCAAGCTGGACCACCTCGCCACGCGTATGCGCCGTAACGGCGAGAACCTCCTCGTCCTCGCGGGCGAGGAGCCCGGCCGGCGCTGGACCCGCCCGGTCCCGCTGGTCGACGTGCTGCGCGCCGCCGCGTCCGAGGTGGAGCAGTACGAGCGCATCGAGCTGGCCGCCGTGCCGACCACGCAGGTCGCCGGCCGGGTCGTCAACGACCTCGTGCACCTGCTCGCCGAGCTGCTGGAGAACGCCACCTCGTTCTCCTCGCCGCAGACCAAGGTCAAGGTCACCGGTCACGCCCTGCCCGACGGGCGGGTGCTGATCGAGATCCACGACACCGGTATCGGTCTGTCCCCCGAGGACCTGGCCGCGATCAACGAGCGGCTCGCCTCGCCGCCCACCGTGGACGTCTCGGTCTCCCGCCGCATGGGTCTGTTCGTGGTCGGCCGGCTGTCCCAGCGCCACGGCATCCGCATCCAGCTGCGCCCGTCGGACTCCGGCGGTACGACCGCGCTGGTCATGCTGCCCGTCGACGTCGCCCAGGGCGGCAAGAAGCCGCAGCCCAAGCAGGGTCAGGGCCCCGGCATCTCCGGCGGTCCGGCCGCGGCGCAGGCCGCCGCGGGCGCTGCCGCGGCGCGCCGCCAGAACAGTGGTGCCCTCGGCGGCGGTGCCGGTGGCGGACTGCTCGGGGCCGGCCAGGGGCCGCGCGTCGCGCTGCCCGGCCGGGACGGGGCCGGCCGTCCGGGCGGGCCGGGTGCGCCCGGCGCCCCGCGCGGACCGCAGGGTGGTCCCGCGCCGCAGCAGGGCCGTCCGGCGCCCGCAGGTGCCGGTGCCGGTGCCCCGCAGGGTCTGCAGGCCGCCGGCGCGCCGCAGGGCCAAGGCCAGGGTCAGGGTCAGGACGCCCGCGGCCCCGTGGCGCCGCAGCGCGGTACCGCGAACCGCAACGACCAGAACGGCGAGCGCGGCCGGCGCGGCCGCCGGCCGCAGCTGCCGCCGCGCGGCGGGGCGCGCGCCGAGCTGCCGGGCGGCAGCCCGCAGCGCGTGCCCAGCTGGAGCGACGAGAACGCCCAGCCGCCGCTGGGCCGTGCCTCGCTGGACGCCCCGCGCGGTCACGAGGAGCCGGACGCCGCGCAGACCTCCCGGATGGCACCGGTCGACGACCGCCAGGGTCCCGGCGCCACCGCCGAGATGCCGGCGATCCCGCGCGGTGACGAGCACCAGGTGCCGCCCGCCGGTACCGGCTACGGCCACCCGGGCACGAACGGCCCGCAGCAGACCGGCCAGTTCGTCCGCCCGGACGTGTTCGGCACGCCCGCCGCGGGCGACCCGTCGGGCACCGGCCAGTTCCCGGCCGCCCAGCCGCAGGGCTACGACAACGGCTCCACCGGCCAGTTCGCCGCCCAGCAGGGGTACGACGGCTCCACCACGGGCCAGTCCCCCGCCCCGCAGGCGTACGACAACGGCTCGACCGGGCAGTTCCCGGCCGCTCAGCCGCAGGCGTACGACAACGGCTCGACCGGCCAGTTCCCGGCGGCCCAGCCGCAGGGCTACGACAACGGCTCCACCGGCCAGTTCCCGGTTCCGGCGCAGGACGGCTCGGCCACCGGCCGGCACGCCCTGCCCGGCGGCCGGCAGCACGGCCAGAACGACTTCGGTGCCCAGCGCGGTCCGCAGCGCGCGCAGGCCCGGCCCGGGCGTACCGAGCCGGAGGCGCTGCCGCCGGCGACCGGCCCCGGCGACGGGCGTACGCCGCTGTACGACACGCTGGAGACCAACTGGTTCCACGGCCAGCAGGGTCAGCAGGCCCAGCAGGGTCAGGCGGGCCGGCCCGCGCCGCAGGCCCGGCCCGAGCAGGCGCAGGGCAACGGCTCCGCGCCGGACCGCGCCCAGCAGCCGCAGACTCCCTCCGGACCGCAGCGGGCGGCCTCGGCCGCCTGGCGCAGCTCGCCGAACGACGACCTCGTGAAGCAGGCCGAGCGCGTCCGCCAGCCCGCCGCAGGCGGGGTCACCACGTCCGGCCTGCCGCGCCGGGTGCCGAGGGCGAACCTCGTCCCGGGCACCGCGCAGCAGCAGCCGGTGCAGAGCGGTCCGCAGGTCTCGCGTGCTCCCCAGGACGTACGCGGCCGGCTGACCAACCTCCGTCGGGGTATCGCACAGGGCCGTCAGGCCGGTTCGGGCCAGACGGGCAGTTTCCCGAGCCCCACTCACCCGCAGGAGCGCTAG
- a CDS encoding ATP/GTP-binding protein, which translates to MDFASSSGAVAPGRSTTSAKIVVAGGFGVGKTTFVGAVSEINPLRTEAVMTSASAGIDDLTHTGDKTTTTVAMDFGRITLDQDLILYLFGTPGQDRFWFMWDDLVRGAIGAVVLVDTRRLADCFPAVDYFENSGLPFVVALNGFDGHQPYTPDEVREALQIGPDTPIITTDARHRADAKSALITLVEHALMARLK; encoded by the coding sequence GTGGACTTCGCAAGCTCTAGCGGGGCCGTCGCTCCAGGACGTTCCACCACGTCCGCGAAGATCGTGGTGGCGGGCGGCTTCGGCGTGGGCAAGACCACGTTCGTCGGCGCCGTCTCGGAGATCAACCCGCTGCGCACGGAGGCCGTCATGACGTCCGCCTCGGCGGGCATCGACGACCTCACTCACACCGGGGACAAGACGACCACGACGGTCGCCATGGACTTCGGACGTATCACGCTCGACCAGGACCTGATCCTGTACCTGTTCGGCACACCGGGCCAGGACCGCTTCTGGTTCATGTGGGACGACCTGGTGCGCGGCGCCATCGGCGCGGTGGTCCTCGTGGACACCCGGCGGCTGGCCGACTGCTTCCCCGCGGTCGACTACTTCGAGAACAGCGGGCTGCCGTTCGTGGTGGCGCTCAACGGCTTCGACGGGCACCAGCCGTACACGCCCGACGAGGTGCGCGAGGCGCTGCAGATCGGGCCGGACACCCCGATCATCACCACCGACGCCCGGCACCGGGCGGACGCCAAGTCCGCCCTGATCACGCTGGTCGAGCACGCGCTGATGGCGCGGCTGAAGTAG
- a CDS encoding nitrate- and nitrite sensing domain-containing protein — protein MRRSKNGPEPPARGNFTPPPRGAASAPGVPGSEPTAAPAPSGGRFSPRNWRVTTRLNAILLIPVLVGLVMGGFQVKSSIDTWQEAEDAENTARLVRASLTYADALYNERDTTAAPLLQGKGRDDQAVAAARKKTDAAADAFDAAAESMPSKAGLERRLELFRKVEPQLEALRQAAYTTRLKGVETQEGYVKVAHPLMEMANELGLGTGNITSYGRTVYAISLTKAALSLQRSIGMQLLVKPGPGNGDFASQRTSLASYAYLERIAIEEYIGGGTEADADKLEAARKQIGTDAAAAAREAIAQDPNYKAPPSDPAKMVGLVAGLQDTSRAERARIAALGVTPDNWWAVNTLKYDAYRQIEADLADTAVNEASEIAADAKTDAFITGAAVVIALLAAFILAGMVARQMSHSMRQLRNAAFGIAEQRLPMLVDQLSRTDPGRVDTRVAPIPITSTDEIGEVARAFDQVHREAVRLAAEQALLRGNINAIFTNLSRRNQSLIEGQLTLITELENNEADPDQLENLFKLDHLATRMRRNGENLLVLAGEEPGRRWDQPVPLVDVLRAASSEVEQYERIEISGVPEADIHGRAVTDLVHLLAELLENATTFSSPQTKVRVTATRLPDGRVMIEIHDKGIGLTAEDFADINHKLANPPTVDAAISQRMGLFVVGRLSDRHGIRVQLRPSGEQAGTTSLVMLPDAITHGGGGDGSLDREEFTVSQIIPEQQFQGEDFSQPLRTAAELGFDDSRYTEVPDDIRELDPVGRSLMREERRAALEAQTHGQQSPESTGETAYPADGFDQQTGQHAYDGGQGGYAEQTGYGQQQAYEEQQPSYDDSYFAQDGGLPRNDGFQATGGYPEPAYAESGQSEHAAAPNAASETYSGFEEQSYQADWQQQDGYQGGYPDQYAPEAESVQAADASERDRVGFDRPGPASPAGHELTDAGLPRRGSTASGTTGGAAQRGNQETPAPSPESNGDTGWRSANDERWQQAAQLRKPKAGGVTSSGLPRRVPKANLVEGSAESTPQGGPQVSRAPEDVRGRLSNLRRGVQRGRTAGSETNGQGFGPDSTYNQER, from the coding sequence GTGAGGCGAAGCAAGAACGGTCCCGAGCCGCCCGCCCGGGGCAACTTCACCCCGCCGCCGCGCGGAGCGGCGTCCGCCCCTGGTGTGCCCGGTTCGGAGCCCACGGCCGCCCCCGCTCCGAGCGGCGGCCGTTTCTCCCCGCGCAACTGGCGGGTGACGACCCGACTCAACGCGATCCTGCTCATACCCGTGCTGGTCGGCCTGGTCATGGGCGGTTTCCAGGTGAAGAGCTCGATCGACACCTGGCAGGAGGCCGAGGACGCGGAGAACACCGCGCGTCTGGTGCGGGCCTCCCTCACCTACGCCGACGCCCTCTACAACGAGCGCGACACCACCGCCGCCCCGCTGCTGCAGGGCAAGGGCCGGGACGACCAGGCCGTGGCCGCCGCCCGCAAGAAGACCGACGCGGCCGCCGACGCCTTCGACGCGGCCGCCGAGAGCATGCCCTCGAAGGCGGGCCTGGAGCGCCGGCTGGAGCTGTTCCGCAAGGTCGAGCCCCAGCTGGAGGCGCTGCGCCAGGCCGCGTACACGACCCGTCTGAAGGGCGTGGAGACGCAGGAGGGCTACGTCAAGGTCGCCCACCCGCTGATGGAGATGGCCAACGAGCTCGGTCTGGGCACCGGCAACATCACCAGCTACGGCCGTACCGTCTACGCCATCTCGCTGACCAAGGCCGCCCTGTCGCTGCAGCGGTCCATCGGTATGCAGCTGCTGGTGAAGCCGGGCCCCGGCAACGGCGACTTCGCCTCCCAGCGCACCTCCCTCGCCTCGTACGCCTACCTCGAGCGCATCGCCATCGAGGAGTACATCGGCGGTGGCACCGAGGCCGACGCGGACAAGCTGGAAGCGGCCAGGAAGCAGATTGGGACCGACGCCGCGGCGGCGGCCAGGGAAGCCATCGCGCAGGACCCGAACTACAAGGCGCCGCCGTCCGACCCGGCCAAGATGGTCGGCCTGGTCGCCGGTCTGCAGGACACCTCCCGCGCCGAGCGGGCCCGGATCGCCGCGCTGGGCGTCACCCCGGACAACTGGTGGGCGGTCAACACCCTCAAGTACGACGCGTACCGCCAGATCGAGGCCGACCTCGCGGACACGGCCGTGAACGAGGCCTCCGAGATCGCCGCCGACGCGAAGACGGACGCCTTCATCACCGGTGCCGCCGTCGTGATCGCGCTGCTGGCCGCGTTCATCCTGGCCGGCATGGTGGCCCGCCAGATGAGCCACTCGATGCGCCAGCTGCGCAACGCCGCCTTCGGCATCGCCGAGCAGCGGCTGCCGATGCTGGTCGACCAGCTCTCGCGCACCGACCCCGGCCGGGTCGACACCCGCGTCGCGCCCATCCCGATCACCTCCACGGACGAGATCGGCGAGGTCGCCCGCGCCTTCGACCAGGTCCACCGCGAGGCCGTGCGGCTCGCCGCCGAGCAGGCGCTGCTGCGGGGCAACATCAACGCGATCTTCACCAACCTGTCGCGCCGCAACCAGTCGCTGATCGAGGGCCAGCTGACCCTGATCACCGAGCTGGAGAACAACGAGGCCGACCCGGACCAGCTGGAGAACCTCTTCAAGCTGGACCACCTGGCCACCCGTATGCGCCGCAACGGCGAGAACCTGCTGGTCCTCGCCGGCGAGGAGCCCGGCCGCCGCTGGGACCAGCCGGTCCCGCTGGTCGACGTGCTGCGCGCCGCCTCCTCCGAGGTGGAGCAGTACGAGCGCATCGAGATATCCGGCGTGCCCGAGGCGGACATCCACGGCCGCGCCGTGACCGACCTCGTGCACCTGCTGGCCGAGCTGCTGGAGAACGCCACCACGTTCTCCTCCCCGCAGACCAAGGTGCGGGTCACCGCGACCCGTCTGCCCGACGGCCGCGTGATGATCGAGATCCACGACAAGGGCATCGGCCTGACCGCCGAGGACTTCGCGGACATCAACCACAAGCTGGCCAACCCGCCGACCGTGGACGCCGCGATCTCGCAGCGCATGGGCCTGTTCGTGGTCGGCCGGCTGTCCGACCGGCACGGCATCCGCGTCCAGCTGCGCCCCTCGGGCGAGCAGGCCGGCACGACCTCGCTGGTCATGCTGCCCGACGCGATCACCCACGGTGGCGGTGGCGACGGCTCGCTGGACCGCGAGGAGTTCACGGTCTCGCAGATCATCCCGGAGCAGCAGTTCCAGGGTGAGGACTTCAGCCAGCCGCTGCGCACCGCGGCGGAGCTGGGCTTCGACGACAGCCGCTACACCGAGGTCCCGGACGACATCCGCGAGCTGGACCCGGTCGGCCGTTCCCTCATGCGTGAGGAGCGCCGCGCGGCGCTGGAGGCGCAGACCCACGGCCAGCAGTCCCCGGAGTCCACCGGCGAGACGGCGTACCCGGCGGACGGCTTCGACCAGCAGACCGGGCAGCACGCCTACGACGGCGGCCAGGGCGGTTACGCCGAGCAGACCGGCTACGGTCAGCAGCAGGCGTACGAGGAGCAGCAGCCGTCGTACGACGACTCCTACTTCGCGCAGGACGGCGGGCTGCCGCGCAACGATGGATTCCAGGCGACCGGCGGCTACCCGGAGCCCGCGTATGCGGAGTCCGGCCAGAGCGAGCACGCCGCGGCGCCGAACGCTGCCTCGGAGACCTACTCGGGCTTCGAAGAGCAGTCCTACCAGGCTGACTGGCAGCAGCAGGACGGTTACCAGGGCGGTTACCCGGACCAGTACGCTCCCGAAGCGGAATCTGTGCAGGCCGCTGACGCGAGTGAGCGGGACCGCGTAGGCTTCGACCGTCCGGGACCGGCTTCCCCCGCCGGGCACGAGCTGACCGACGCCGGGCTTCCGCGCCGCGGATCCACCGCGAGCGGAACCACGGGCGGCGCCGCGCAGCGCGGGAACCAGGAAACGCCGGCCCCCTCCCCGGAGAGCAACGGCGACACCGGCTGGCGCTCGGCGAACGACGAGCGGTGGCAGCAGGCCGCGCAGCTCCGGAAGCCGAAGGCGGGCGGAGTGACCTCCTCCGGCCTGCCGCGGCGGGTGCCCAAGGCCAATCTGGTCGAGGGCTCCGCGGAGTCGACCCCGCAGGGAGGCCCACAGGTCTCCCGCGCCCCCGAGGACGTCCGGGGCAGGCTGAGCAACCTGCGCCGGGGAGTGCAGCGGGGACGCACCGCAGGAAGTGAAACGAACGGCCAGGGCTTCGGTCCTGACAGCACCTACAACCAGGAGCGTTAG